The Kitasatospora sp. NBC_00374 genome has a segment encoding these proteins:
- a CDS encoding DUF4153 domain-containing protein gives MASAALLGEGLGVNLLLCAVVATAAATLSARSAGRRVRPWTVVWTLGALALLLVPAISSAGWPTAPAIIVAAGTGSLALHGGSRWSGVLLGPVGFWAHVTTSLPWAAGGLRGANLPGRGKAVQVLKAVAVSVGLLVVFGALFASADATVADLLEGLTPSLDAEDLPLRVLLFLVGLLVSLGAAHTAAAPRRWDKFPVAPGKQRSRVEWALPMTVLSLLFAVFVSTQVAAVIGSDDAIRTKPGVIPSQFAREGFWQLLWVIVLTLVVVALAKRWAPRETAGDRLMVRVLLSVLCALTLAVVASAIYRMQIYVDAFGLTRLRVSVAAVELWLGVVFALIIVAVVLGSQRWLPRAVVLSAVIGTAVLGLSSPDAWIAEQNVAMSERTGKVDIDYLRNLSADAVPALDRLSGDRRTCALQQIAEDLSEEAPWYATSLSEARAREILRERPVEKDRGTACRRAGVRVDPYGR, from the coding sequence TTGGCCTCGGCTGCCCTGCTCGGTGAGGGGCTGGGCGTCAACCTGCTGCTGTGCGCCGTCGTCGCGACCGCCGCGGCGACGCTGTCGGCCCGGTCGGCGGGTCGAAGGGTACGGCCGTGGACGGTGGTGTGGACCCTCGGGGCGCTCGCGCTTTTGCTGGTGCCCGCGATCAGCTCGGCCGGCTGGCCGACCGCGCCGGCGATCATCGTCGCGGCGGGCACCGGCTCCCTCGCGCTGCACGGCGGCAGTCGGTGGTCGGGCGTCCTGCTCGGCCCGGTGGGGTTCTGGGCGCATGTGACGACCTCGCTGCCCTGGGCGGCGGGCGGCCTGCGCGGCGCCAACCTCCCCGGCCGGGGGAAGGCGGTGCAGGTCCTGAAGGCAGTGGCGGTCTCGGTGGGTCTGCTGGTGGTCTTCGGCGCCCTCTTCGCCAGTGCCGACGCGACGGTGGCCGATCTGCTGGAAGGGCTGACGCCGAGTCTGGACGCCGAGGACCTGCCGCTGCGGGTGCTGCTCTTCCTGGTCGGCCTGCTGGTGTCCCTGGGAGCGGCGCACACCGCGGCAGCTCCCCGGCGTTGGGACAAGTTCCCGGTGGCACCCGGCAAGCAGCGCAGCCGGGTGGAGTGGGCGCTGCCCATGACCGTCCTCAGCCTGCTGTTCGCGGTGTTCGTGTCGACCCAGGTGGCGGCAGTGATCGGCAGCGACGACGCGATCAGGACCAAGCCCGGGGTGATCCCGTCGCAGTTCGCGAGGGAGGGATTCTGGCAGCTTCTGTGGGTCATCGTGCTGACCCTGGTGGTGGTGGCCCTGGCGAAGCGCTGGGCCCCTCGCGAGACGGCGGGAGACCGGCTGATGGTCCGGGTGCTGCTGAGCGTCCTGTGTGCGCTCACGCTGGCGGTCGTGGCCTCCGCGATCTACCGCATGCAGATCTATGTGGATGCCTTCGGTCTCACTCGGCTGAGGGTCTCGGTCGCCGCGGTGGAGCTCTGGCTCGGCGTGGTCTTCGCGCTGATCATTGTCGCGGTGGTGCTCGGCTCGCAGCGTTGGCTGCCCCGGGCCGTGGTGCTGAGTGCCGTGATCGGTACCGCCGTCCTCGGACTGAGCTCGCCGGACGCGTGGATCGCCGAGCAGAACGTGGCCATGTCCGAGCGGACCGGCAAGGTGGACATCGACTACCTGCGCAACCTGTCGGCGGACGCCGTTCCCGCTCTTGACCGCCTCTCGGGCGACCGACGCACCTGTGCACTGCAGCAGATCGCGGAGGACCTCTCGGAGGAAGCGCCCTGGTACGCGACCAGCCTCTCCGAGGCCCGCGCCCGCGAGATCCTGCGGGAGCGTCCGGTGGAGAAGGACCGGGGTACGGCGTGCCGGCGTGCGGGCGTCCGGGTGGACCCTTACGGGAGGTAG
- a CDS encoding MFS transporter, translating to MAVSETLSKSAPPEVGQGRSKGLALTVIAATQLMVVLDATIVNIALPHIKTALGFSDTSLSWVINAYTLAFGGLLLLGGRIGDILGRRRVFVVGVLLFGLASLIGGIAQDAGMLLAARGLQGIGGAICSPTAFALIATNFQEGPERNRAFGVFSAVAGSGAAIGLLAGGALTEYLNWRWVFFVNVPIAVLIAVAAPRFISESERQEGRFDVPGALASTLGLVGLVYGFIRAASDGWSDSVALASFAIGALLIVAFVVIERRTAQPITPLHLFRNRNRTGGLIMMLCLAAAMFGIFFYITIFAQTVIGYSPLKAGVAFLPISVAIIVAAQLASAFQARYGPKVFMAGGAVLVALGLIWLTQLKADSSYLSGVLGPTVVFGFGMGLIFVPVMLLSVAGVSDHETGAASGLLNSTQQIGGALGLSILTTVFSTAAKDEVKTQLPDFQAHATPAQLASFKGEFPLGSPWYSQVLAHGIGQAFIVGAVLAVVALLAAVFVVKAKAGDLPAEGPAGMAI from the coding sequence ATGGCTGTATCGGAAACGCTCAGCAAGTCCGCTCCACCAGAAGTCGGCCAAGGCCGGAGCAAGGGCCTCGCCCTGACGGTCATCGCGGCCACGCAGCTGATGGTCGTCCTCGACGCCACCATCGTGAACATCGCGCTCCCGCACATCAAGACCGCCCTCGGCTTCTCCGACACCAGCCTGTCCTGGGTGATCAACGCCTACACCCTCGCCTTCGGCGGCCTGCTGCTGCTCGGAGGCCGGATCGGTGACATCCTCGGCCGGCGCCGGGTCTTCGTCGTCGGCGTCCTGCTGTTCGGGCTGGCCTCCCTGATCGGCGGAATCGCGCAGGACGCCGGCATGCTGCTGGCCGCACGGGGGCTGCAGGGCATCGGCGGCGCGATCTGCTCGCCCACCGCGTTCGCGCTGATCGCCACCAATTTCCAGGAGGGACCGGAACGCAACCGCGCCTTCGGTGTGTTCTCCGCGGTCGCGGGTTCCGGCGCGGCGATCGGCCTGCTGGCCGGCGGCGCGCTCACCGAGTACCTCAACTGGCGCTGGGTGTTCTTCGTGAATGTGCCGATCGCCGTCCTGATCGCCGTCGCGGCGCCGCGGTTCATCAGCGAGTCGGAGCGTCAGGAGGGCCGCTTCGACGTGCCGGGCGCGCTGGCGTCGACGCTCGGCCTGGTCGGCCTGGTCTACGGTTTCATCCGGGCCGCCTCCGACGGTTGGAGCGACAGCGTCGCGCTGGCCTCCTTCGCGATCGGTGCGCTGCTGATCGTGGCGTTCGTGGTGATCGAGCGACGGACGGCCCAGCCGATCACCCCGCTCCACCTGTTCCGCAACCGGAACCGCACAGGCGGTCTGATCATGATGCTCTGCCTGGCCGCGGCCATGTTCGGCATCTTCTTCTACATCACCATCTTCGCGCAGACAGTGATCGGCTACAGCCCGCTCAAGGCCGGCGTGGCCTTCCTCCCGATCAGCGTGGCCATCATCGTGGCGGCTCAGTTGGCGTCCGCCTTTCAGGCCAGGTACGGCCCGAAGGTCTTCATGGCGGGCGGGGCCGTCCTGGTGGCCCTGGGCCTCATCTGGCTGACGCAGCTCAAGGCCGACAGCAGCTACCTCTCCGGGGTGCTCGGCCCAACGGTCGTCTTCGGCTTCGGCATGGGTCTGATCTTCGTGCCGGTGATGCTGCTCTCGGTGGCCGGAGTCTCGGACCATGAGACCGGAGCCGCCTCCGGCCTGCTCAACTCGACGCAGCAGATCGGCGGCGCACTCGGCCTCTCGATCCTCACCACGGTGTTCAGCACCGCGGCAAAGGACGAGGTCAAGACCCAGCTCCCCGACTTCCAGGCCCACGCCACCCCGGCACAACTCGCCTCATTCAAGGGTGAGTTCCCGCTCGGCAGCCCCTGGTACAGCCAGGTGCTGGCACACGGCATCGGCCAGGCCTTCATCGTGGGCGCCGTGCTGGCAGTGGTGGCCTTGCTGGCAGCGGTCTTCGTGGTCAAGGCCAAGGCCGGCGACCTTCCCGCCGAGGGCCCTGCCGGGATGGCCATCTGA
- a CDS encoding TetR/AcrR family transcriptional regulator: MNQTDRRPEPVAPEVPPAHRAAPRVPTGREAVPAGPGAVDLVVATLRSAPPQVAAGVGPGVAAPAARRRGRALEVAIFDAALDQLTSGGFARMTMEGVAGAAHTGKAALYRRWASKADLVVDALGSTLPPPTDIPDLGSVRDELVQLTAYLGEMMNSRAGTAVRALMAELDHEQVVPFKGFVLSRVIEPVTEAMLAILRRGEERGDVRRGAATSLVADVAPAMLLYRAKVWDGPLDTEFCRELAEQVLLPMVRP; this comes from the coding sequence ATGAATCAGACTGATCGCCGGCCGGAGCCCGTCGCACCCGAGGTTCCGCCCGCGCACCGCGCGGCTCCCCGGGTGCCGACCGGCAGGGAAGCCGTGCCTGCCGGTCCGGGCGCGGTCGACCTCGTGGTGGCCACCCTCAGGTCCGCTCCACCCCAGGTCGCGGCCGGGGTCGGTCCGGGCGTCGCGGCCCCGGCCGCGCGCAGGCGCGGCCGGGCGCTGGAAGTGGCGATCTTCGATGCGGCTCTCGATCAGCTCACCTCCGGTGGGTTCGCGCGGATGACGATGGAGGGGGTGGCCGGTGCGGCGCACACCGGCAAGGCCGCGCTGTACCGGCGCTGGGCCTCCAAGGCCGATTTGGTCGTGGACGCCCTGGGCTCAACTCTCCCACCCCCTACGGACATCCCCGACCTCGGGTCCGTGCGGGACGAGTTGGTCCAGCTCACGGCGTATCTGGGGGAGATGATGAACTCCCGGGCCGGTACGGCGGTCCGGGCGCTGATGGCCGAGCTCGACCACGAACAGGTCGTCCCGTTCAAGGGGTTCGTGCTGAGCCGGGTGATCGAGCCGGTCACCGAAGCCATGCTCGCCATCCTCCGCCGCGGCGAGGAACGCGGTGACGTCCGGCGCGGCGCCGCCACCTCCCTGGTCGCCGATGTGGCCCCGGCGATGCTGCTCTACCGCGCGAAGGTCTGGGACGGCCCGTTGGACACCGAGTTCTGCCGAGAGCTGGCGGAGCAGGTCCTGTTGCCGATGGTCCGGCCCTGA
- a CDS encoding ribonuclease HII — MPYDPPTHSVERSLRRAGARTVVGLDEVGRGAWAGPVTVGAAVTGLRRPPDGLTDSKLLTEKRRTALAPVLADWVLAYAIGQASPLECDELGMTAALRLAAVRALEALPVQPDAIILDGKHDYLGGPWQVRTVIKGDQSCVCVSAASVLAKVQRDGLMAELGADLPAYAFGDNAGYPSPVHRAALEEYGPTGHHRLSWAYLDALPRWRHLKRGRLGEPQDEQLSLGF; from the coding sequence ATGCCCTACGACCCCCCGACCCACTCGGTGGAGCGCTCGCTGCGCCGGGCCGGCGCCCGCACCGTGGTCGGCCTGGACGAGGTCGGGCGCGGCGCCTGGGCCGGTCCGGTGACGGTCGGCGCCGCGGTGACCGGCCTTCGCCGCCCTCCGGACGGCCTCACCGACTCGAAGCTGCTCACCGAGAAGCGCCGCACCGCCCTCGCGCCGGTGCTGGCGGACTGGGTCCTCGCCTACGCCATCGGCCAGGCCTCACCGCTGGAGTGCGACGAACTCGGCATGACCGCCGCCCTGCGCCTGGCCGCCGTGCGGGCTCTGGAGGCGCTCCCGGTCCAACCGGACGCGATCATCCTCGACGGCAAGCACGACTACCTCGGCGGCCCCTGGCAGGTCCGGACGGTGATCAAGGGGGACCAGTCCTGCGTCTGCGTGTCGGCCGCCTCCGTGCTGGCGAAGGTCCAGCGGGACGGGCTGATGGCCGAATTGGGCGCCGACCTCCCCGCCTATGCCTTCGGGGACAACGCGGGCTACCCCTCGCCGGTGCACCGGGCGGCCCTGGAGGAGTACGGGCCGACCGGGCACCACCGGCTCTCGTGGGCGTACCTCGACGCGCTGCCCCGCTGGCGGCACCTCAAACGCGGCCGGCTGGGCGAGCCACAGGACGAGCAGCTCTCCTTGGGCTTCTGA
- a CDS encoding DEAD/DEAH box helicase translates to MRAEAVLRELAGPSAVLREDQWSAIEALVVDGRRALVVQRTGWGKSAVYFIATALLRARGSGPTVIVSPLLALMRNQVDSAARAGIHARTINSANPEEWDGIQAEVAAGAVDVLLVSPERLNNPDFRDQVLPKLAASTGLLVVDEAHCISDWGHDFRPDYRRLRTMLADLPPGVPVLATTATANARVTADVAEQLGTGGTDERALVLRGPLDRESLSLGVLALPDPAHRLAWLAEHLAELPGSGIIYTLTVAAAEEITAFLGERGYPVASYSGRTEDADRRSAEADLLANRVKALVATSALGMGFDKPDLGFVVHLGSPGSPIAYYQQVGRAGRGVDRAEVLLLPGREDEAIWRYFASLGFPPEEQVRRTLDALAEAGRPLSTAALEPRVDLRRARLETMLKVLDVDGAVRRVRGGWTSTGEPWAYDAARYAKVAESREAEQRAMREYATTAGCRMEFLRRQLDDPEAVPCGRCDNCAGPRHGVEVSEEALAAARAALGRPGVSFEPRRQWPTGMEAIGVSLKGRIPAGEQAETGRALGRLSDIGWGTRLRALLADQAPDGPVPAEVLDAMVSVLADWARGPGGWAGPPAADGARPARPVGVVTMASATRPALIGSLGERLAAVGRLPLLGRIEYATGEPPHGPRSNSAQRLHSLSGTLVVPPALRAALAEAPGPVLLVDDLVDSGWTVTVAARLLRQAGAGAVLPLVLAVQG, encoded by the coding sequence ATGCGGGCCGAGGCGGTGCTGCGTGAGCTGGCAGGCCCGTCCGCGGTCCTGCGGGAGGACCAGTGGTCGGCCATCGAGGCGTTGGTCGTCGACGGGCGGCGCGCCCTGGTCGTGCAGCGCACCGGCTGGGGCAAGTCGGCGGTGTACTTCATCGCGACCGCGCTGCTCCGCGCCCGCGGTTCCGGCCCGACGGTGATCGTCTCCCCACTGCTGGCACTGATGCGGAACCAGGTGGACTCCGCCGCCCGCGCCGGGATCCACGCCCGCACCATCAACTCCGCCAACCCCGAGGAGTGGGACGGCATCCAGGCGGAGGTGGCGGCCGGCGCCGTCGACGTCCTCCTGGTCAGCCCGGAACGCCTCAACAACCCGGACTTCCGTGACCAGGTGCTCCCGAAGCTCGCCGCCTCCACCGGTCTCCTGGTGGTCGACGAGGCGCACTGCATCTCCGACTGGGGCCACGACTTCCGCCCGGACTACCGCCGGCTGCGGACGATGCTGGCCGATCTGCCGCCGGGTGTGCCCGTCCTGGCCACCACCGCCACGGCCAACGCCCGGGTCACCGCCGACGTGGCCGAGCAGCTCGGCACCGGCGGGACCGACGAGCGAGCCCTGGTGCTCCGCGGCCCCCTGGACCGGGAGAGCCTGAGCCTCGGCGTCCTGGCCCTGCCTGACCCGGCACACCGGCTGGCCTGGCTCGCCGAGCACCTCGCCGAACTCCCCGGCTCCGGCATCATCTACACCCTCACGGTGGCCGCCGCCGAGGAGATCACCGCATTCCTGGGCGAGCGCGGCTACCCGGTGGCCTCCTACTCCGGCCGGACGGAGGACGCCGACCGCCGCAGCGCGGAGGCGGATCTGCTGGCCAACCGGGTCAAGGCGCTGGTCGCCACCTCGGCCCTCGGGATGGGCTTCGACAAGCCGGATCTCGGCTTCGTCGTGCACCTGGGCTCGCCGGGCTCCCCCATCGCGTACTACCAGCAGGTGGGCCGGGCCGGGCGCGGGGTCGACCGGGCCGAGGTCCTGCTGCTGCCGGGCCGGGAGGACGAGGCGATCTGGCGGTACTTCGCCTCACTCGGCTTCCCGCCCGAGGAGCAGGTCCGACGGACGCTCGACGCGCTCGCCGAAGCCGGCCGGCCGCTGTCCACCGCCGCGTTGGAGCCGCGGGTCGACCTCCGTCGGGCCCGTCTGGAGACCATGCTCAAGGTGCTGGACGTGGACGGCGCGGTGCGCCGGGTCCGCGGCGGGTGGACGTCGACCGGGGAGCCCTGGGCCTACGACGCCGCCCGCTACGCCAAGGTCGCCGAGTCCCGGGAGGCCGAGCAGCGCGCGATGCGCGAGTACGCGACCACCGCGGGGTGCCGGATGGAGTTCCTCCGCCGCCAGCTGGACGACCCGGAGGCAGTCCCGTGCGGCCGCTGCGACAACTGCGCCGGCCCGCGCCACGGCGTCGAGGTGTCCGAGGAGGCACTCGCCGCGGCCCGGGCCGCGCTGGGCCGTCCCGGGGTCTCGTTCGAGCCGAGGCGGCAGTGGCCGACGGGCATGGAGGCCATCGGGGTCTCGCTCAAGGGCCGGATCCCGGCCGGCGAGCAGGCCGAGACCGGCCGGGCCCTGGGCCGGCTCTCCGACATCGGCTGGGGCACCCGGTTGCGGGCACTGCTCGCCGACCAGGCTCCGGACGGGCCCGTGCCCGCCGAGGTGCTGGACGCGATGGTCAGCGTGCTGGCGGACTGGGCGCGCGGCCCGGGCGGCTGGGCCGGTCCGCCCGCGGCCGACGGCGCCCGGCCGGCCCGGCCGGTGGGTGTGGTGACCATGGCCTCGGCCACCAGGCCCGCCCTGATCGGCAGCCTGGGCGAGCGGCTGGCGGCGGTCGGGCGGCTGCCGCTGCTCGGCCGGATCGAGTACGCGACCGGGGAGCCGCCGCACGGGCCGCGCAGCAACAGCGCGCAGCGGCTGCACTCGTTGTCGGGGACCCTCGTGGTGCCGCCCGCGCTGCGCGCCGCGCTCGCCGAGGCTCCCGGGCCGGTGCTGCTGGTCGACGACCTGGTGGATTCCGGCTGGACTGTCACGGTGGCGGCCAGGCTGCTGCGTCAGGCCGGGGCCGGAGCCGTCCTGCCGCTCGTTCTGGCCGTCCAGGGCTGA
- a CDS encoding DUF4192 family protein produces MAEMLPYLLGFFPDDSIVVVGLQGPELQQGGVIRVDIPDDPAVWPRVAGDTARLLVELSEQRYERPAQVLVYLCRDPAPGAGSARRVLAGLGPLSAALAAAFEREGVGVKESLCVSGGSWWSFLCTGADCCDPGGTPIRSADGPGPLAAAATFAGLAPRGSRKTITAGLAPVGPPEALTLREAIEQAGAPFIRELAGPGGRAGAVDRTARMLAGAVTEFRAGARALDADRVARLLIGLQDKLGRDRAAEYSEPDELVAAQRLWRYLAQRCVPPFEHLAPPPMTLLAWTAWLAGDTATARIVLARALDIDPGYTLAHLLHESINGGLLPDLLLESVRRERAGRATPPSSRPGPASDPAPPRQARPRGTDRHTAGLDDGAGTQQDAPDAGGAAGPGGPAPEQTAEGPDAEPAEGGPPAGAAEGPRRRLARRRLRLPVQRRHRDHAVGG; encoded by the coding sequence ATGGCAGAGATGCTCCCGTACCTGCTCGGCTTCTTCCCCGACGACAGCATCGTGGTCGTCGGGCTGCAGGGCCCCGAGCTTCAGCAGGGAGGAGTCATCCGCGTGGACATCCCCGACGACCCCGCTGTCTGGCCGCGGGTCGCAGGCGACACGGCGCGGCTGCTGGTCGAGCTCTCCGAGCAGCGTTACGAGCGTCCGGCCCAGGTGCTGGTCTACCTCTGCCGGGACCCTGCTCCGGGTGCCGGTTCGGCGCGTCGCGTACTCGCCGGCCTCGGGCCGCTCTCCGCCGCGCTGGCCGCGGCCTTCGAGCGGGAGGGCGTCGGCGTCAAGGAGTCGCTGTGCGTCTCCGGCGGCAGCTGGTGGTCCTTCCTGTGCACCGGGGCCGACTGCTGTGACCCGGGAGGTACCCCGATCCGATCCGCGGACGGTCCCGGCCCGCTGGCCGCGGCGGCCACCTTCGCCGGGCTCGCACCGCGCGGCAGCCGAAAGACGATCACGGCAGGCCTCGCCCCGGTCGGGCCGCCCGAGGCGCTGACGCTGCGGGAGGCCATCGAGCAGGCGGGGGCGCCTTTCATCCGCGAGCTGGCCGGGCCCGGCGGCCGGGCCGGAGCGGTCGACCGGACGGCCCGGATGCTCGCCGGCGCGGTCACCGAGTTCCGGGCCGGAGCCAGGGCGCTCGATGCCGACCGGGTGGCCCGCCTGCTGATCGGCCTGCAGGACAAGCTCGGGCGCGATCGCGCCGCCGAGTACAGCGAACCGGACGAACTGGTCGCCGCGCAGCGGCTGTGGCGCTATCTCGCCCAGCGGTGCGTGCCCCCGTTCGAGCACCTCGCCCCGCCACCGATGACCCTGCTGGCATGGACGGCCTGGTTGGCCGGGGACACCGCCACCGCCCGGATCGTGCTCGCCCGGGCCCTCGACATCGACCCGGGCTACACCCTGGCCCACCTGCTCCACGAGTCGATCAACGGCGGCCTGCTGCCCGACCTGCTCCTGGAGAGCGTCCGCAGGGAGCGGGCCGGCCGGGCCACCCCGCCCTCGAGCCGGCCCGGGCCGGCCTCCGATCCCGCTCCGCCCCGCCAGGCCCGGCCCCGCGGCACCGATCGCCACACCGCGGGCCTCGACGACGGCGCCGGCACCCAACAGGACGCGCCGGACGCGGGCGGTGCGGCCGGCCCCGGCGGGCCCGCCCCGGAGCAGACCGCCGAGGGCCCCGACGCGGAGCCCGCGGAGGGCGGGCCACCCGCCGGGGCAGCGGAGGGCCCACGCAGGCGCCTCGCCCGGCGCCGACTGCGCCTTCCGGTGCAGCGCCGTCACCGGGACCACGCGGTGGGTGGCTGA
- a CDS encoding alpha/beta fold hydrolase, whose protein sequence is MSTTSRLPGIVTTDHVFRVPLDHRRPEGERIEVYAREVAAAGREHDDLPWLLFLQGGPGGKAGRPLGRDGWLARALDGYRVLLLDQRGTGRSTPAGRQTLARRGDARQQADYLAHFRADAIVQDAELIRRLLLGDGGKWSLLGQSYGGFCTLTYLSLAPHGLREAFVTGGLAGLRTSADDVYRAAYPRVADKNAAHYRRYPQDAETVRRIAAYLTRRPADLPDGGLLTVQAFQALGLLLGGGAGSHSLHYLLEEAWVEGVDGPELSDTFLAGVQAQVSFATGPLYALMHESIYGQRSVDPAGTGWAAERVRKEFPEFDAAQALASDSPVLFTGEMIYPWMFETDPALRPLRETAQLLAERTDWPDLYDLDRLAANEVPVFAAVYHDDMYVDTADSLATARAVGNVRTWVTNEWEHDGLRVSGGAVLDRLIRMARGEL, encoded by the coding sequence ATGTCCACCACCAGCCGGCTGCCCGGAATCGTCACCACCGATCACGTCTTCCGGGTGCCGCTCGACCACCGGCGGCCCGAAGGCGAGCGGATCGAGGTGTACGCCCGAGAGGTGGCAGCCGCAGGCCGTGAGCACGACGATCTGCCGTGGCTGCTGTTCCTCCAGGGCGGCCCCGGCGGCAAGGCCGGGCGGCCCCTCGGCCGGGACGGCTGGCTGGCCCGGGCGCTGGACGGGTACCGGGTGCTGCTGCTCGACCAGCGCGGCACCGGCCGCTCCACCCCCGCGGGGCGCCAGACACTGGCGCGCCGGGGCGACGCCCGGCAGCAGGCCGACTACCTCGCGCACTTCCGCGCCGACGCGATCGTGCAGGACGCCGAACTGATCCGACGCCTGCTGCTCGGGGACGGGGGGAAGTGGAGCCTGCTCGGGCAGAGCTACGGCGGTTTCTGCACCCTGACCTACCTGTCCCTCGCGCCGCACGGCCTGCGCGAGGCGTTCGTGACGGGAGGCCTGGCCGGACTGCGGACCTCGGCCGACGACGTCTACCGCGCCGCGTACCCAAGGGTGGCGGACAAGAACGCGGCGCACTACCGCCGCTACCCGCAGGACGCCGAGACGGTCCGCCGGATCGCGGCGTACCTCACCCGGCGCCCGGCCGACCTGCCGGACGGCGGCCTGCTGACCGTCCAGGCGTTCCAGGCGCTCGGGCTGCTGCTCGGCGGCGGAGCCGGCTCGCACAGCCTGCACTACCTGCTGGAGGAGGCCTGGGTGGAGGGCGTGGACGGGCCGGAGCTCTCGGACACCTTCCTGGCCGGTGTGCAGGCGCAGGTGTCCTTCGCCACCGGGCCGCTCTACGCGCTGATGCACGAGTCGATCTACGGCCAGCGCTCGGTGGACCCGGCCGGCACGGGCTGGGCCGCGGAGCGCGTCCGCAAGGAGTTCCCCGAGTTCGACGCGGCACAGGCGCTGGCCTCGGACTCCCCGGTCCTGTTCACCGGGGAGATGATCTACCCCTGGATGTTCGAGACCGACCCGGCGCTGCGGCCGCTGCGTGAGACGGCGCAGCTGCTCGCCGAGCGCACGGACTGGCCCGACCTGTACGACCTCGATCGGCTGGCGGCCAACGAGGTGCCGGTGTTCGCCGCGGTCTACCACGACGACATGTACGTCGACACCGCGGACTCGCTGGCCACCGCGCGGGCGGTGGGCAACGTGCGCACCTGGGTGACCAACGAGTGGGAGCACGACGGCCTGCGGGTGAGTGGTGGCGCGGTGCTCGACCGGCTGATCCGGATGGCGCGCGGCGAGCTGTAG